The Oscillatoria acuminata PCC 6304 genomic interval AAAATTAAATTAAACTAATAATATTACAGTATGGACAGGAGTAAGAATGGTTAGCCCGGATCAGGTCAAGGCAATGATCGAGACACAATTGCCGGACGCTCAGGTGACGGTTGAAGATTTGACTGGCACCCGAGATCACTATCAGGTCATCGTCGTTTCGTCCCACTTTGAAGGACTACCCCGAGTGCGGCAACATCAGTTGGTGTATGGTTCTCTCCAAGAGGCTATGTCCACAGAGGCGATCCATGCGCTAACCATGAAGACTTATACCCCAGAGGCTTGGAGTCAAGTCTCGGGGGCCGTCTCATAAGTAGGCTGTGTTGTCCAACCCGCTATTCAAGACGGCGATCGCCCAGGTTACTCCGGTACCCTTGCTTTCCACAGTAACAACCCATCCCTTACCTTAACGAATACCCATCATGACTATCACTCCCGAACTCAAAGAGCGACTTGACAATATCGTAAAACGGAACAAAATTACCGTTTTCATGAAGGGGACCAAGCTCATGCCCCAATGTGGTTTTTCCAACAATGTGGTGCAGATTCTCAACACTTTGGGCGTTCCTTACGAAACCGTTAACGTTTTGGACGATTATGAGATTCGTCAGGGGATCAAAGAGTATTCCAACTGGCCCACAATTCCCCAAGTCTATGTTAATGGTGAATTTGTTGGCGGTTCTGATATTCTGATTGAACTCTATCAAAGTGGTGAATTGCAACAGATGGTTGAAGTAGCTCTGGCTTCTTAATCTGAGCCACTCTCCGGTTGAATCGGAGGGTTAAACTGTTGCATTTCATCGTGATGAAAAAGGGCTTGAATGATCAAGCCCTTTTTCATGGATTATTGATAAAAATAACGAGAATAAAAATTAGGCATACAGGCTTTAAGAAACCCAAGCATCAATAGCGATCGCGCTATGATGCTGGTTGCTCGGGGCTGATGAAGGGTCAAATTCCCAAGGCTGTGGTCAATAGTACCCCGTTTCAGCTTGGGGCTGCGGGACTAGCTCGAAATTAGAGGGGTCATGGAGAAATCGAATGGCCTCTTCCTCAAACCTGTGGATATGAAACGCTTCGATGGTATTGGTTTGTCGCAAAGCGGCAATATACCCCTCTAAATAAAGGCGCAGATCATCCAGGCGATATCCCCGATTCCACATATCTACCAAGGAGTCTGTGAGTTTTTGATAATGGCGAATGGTTGCAGTATCTTGAAGCATAATTAAAACCTCGAATGGTGTAAAAGTCAGCAATTATCCGGTGACCCCAGTTTGTTTTCCTTTAAACCTGATCTTTCCTGTCGGTGCTATCTAGGGGTGGAAAGTCCCGGATCCAGAGGGATGAACAAAATGTTCAACAGGTCTGAACCTTGACGCCCAGACCATTTCAGAGCTTTAACGCTTTCTGAGGGAACAATCTGGCTATTTTGGGGATCGCCCAGGAAAACTGGCTTGGGATGGTACCGAAGCACTGCCATACTCTTATTTTACTGCCATTTCCTCTCAGGGTCTGGCGATTATGGCATTGCGATCGCCGGCTTGATGGAAATTTTACCTAAAGCATCACTTTATTTGGAATTCCTTAACATTTGGGGGGGGCTCAGGGTAGCGGAAGTTACAAAACCCTGACAAAAGGTTTGGTAACCTAAATTCCACCGACGTGAAGGAAACAACTCAGTTGTGGGATCTGTTTGCATTTTAATTGTAGAAGGCAATCCTCATCTGCGATCGCTGTTAGGGTGGCACCTACAGCAAGTAGGATATGGGGTTTATCAATCAGCGGACATCCGTCATGCCCGAGAAATTTTCTATAATCGCCATCCAACTCTAGTCATCCTTGACAACGAATTACCCGATGGCGATGGTTTGGAATTTTGCCGCTGGCTCTACCAGCAGCAAGAAACGTTGATTTTAATTTTATCTGCTCGCAATACCGAATCCGATATTGTAGAAGGCTTGAAATCAGGAGCCGATGACTATCTAAAAAAACCCTTTGGGATGCAGGAATTTCTCGCCCGAGTCGAATCTCTGGTCCGACGTCATCGCCGAATGACACCACCGGCCAGCTTAGACTATGGCGACCTGCAAATTGATTTAGTCCAGCGCCGGGTTCGATACCAAGAGGACGCGATCGAACTCACGCCCCAAGAATTTAGTCTGCTGTACGTCCTCGCTCAAGCTGGGGGCCTGCCCATGAGCCGTCCGGAACTGCTCCGCCGAGCATGGCCGGATGCCATTGATAATCCCCGCACCATTGACACTCATGTCCTCTCCCTGCGGAAAAAAATCGAAACTGACCCCCGACAACCTAGCTTGATTCAAACGGTCCGTAATGTGGGCTATCGCTTGAATACGGAAATACTCAATGCGACTCCCTCCCAACAACCGGAACAACCGATGGGGAAAAAAACCCCGATGCGTCAATTAACTCCAGTCGGCGCGGTTCCACTCTCTCGCGGCTAGATTCCTTTGACGCCTAAAAGGTCCCAGGTTCAATCCCTCAACTCATTCCCACTCCGAGGCAGCCTCTGCTTCCGCTTGGACGATCGCCGATCGCAACTTTGCCGAGTCAATCTGCTCCTCCGGCAGGTCCTCTAAAAGGGTGCCTTTGTGCAAATACAATAAGCGGTTGCAAAACTGCTGGGCGAGGTCGAGTTGGTGATTGACCATAATCAGAGTCGTCTCCGTATGTAGGGCCACTTCAGCTAAAACTTGTAGGAGGTGCTCAGCGCGACCCACGTCTAAGGCGGAGGTCGGTTCATCTAGTAACAAAATCTTGGGTTCAATGACTAAGGCGCGGCATAAGGCCACCAACTGCCGCTGTCCTACCGATAGCTGCATTTCTGTTCGCTCCAGCCATTCGGTAGGCAGATGTAGGCGATCCATCCAAGTGGAGACTCTCTCCTGAATCTGAGGGGATTTCATTCCGCGTAGATTCAGGGGATAGGCGATCGCCTCTTGGACGGTCATGCCTAACAGTTTTGAGTCTTGCAAGACGAGGGTCACTTGCTGACGCAGTTCCAAGACTGGGATTTTTCGGTAATCTTGTCCATCCAAATACAGTGCACCACGGCTAGGGTCGATGAGTCGAGCCATCAGTCGTAAGAGGGAGGTTTTCCCCCCTCCAGAGGGACCCACAATGGCTAGGCGATCGCCGGGGTAAACATCAAAACAAATCTCATTCAGGATGGGTTTTTCCATCCTCGCCCCTGCGATCGCTGCGTTCAGGCTGACTCGATCCAGCCGCAGTTGAGCATTTTGTTCTATTGCCAAGGGTTTTTTAATCTTTACAATCCATCTTTTTCAGTCTATCTCCATGCAGTTTCTCCCGGTTAGAAATCACTGACATGGGTCCTCCCCTTAACTACTCAGGTTCAGGGCCGTGGCGATCGTCCAAGCATCGATTAGCAACAACAGCAGGGTCAATCCCAGCAAAATAAAATACATCCAAGGTTGGGCTAACGGACGCACATCCCGGGTATCAATCCCGGTTTTCGCTTCCACAATTTTGACCAACTCGGAAAACCCGACGACCCGCATCGGGAGCAGATACCCTTGGCCGGATTTACTGACAAAATAGTAAACTAGCCCCCCCTGTCCGGTGGTACGCGGTTTGAGCGCCGCTACCTGATCCCAAGGCAACATCCACCCTTTGCGGATGCCCCGGGGAACCCAGTCCGGATAGGTGACTTGAATACCTTCAGCATTGGCGATCGCCCGTTCACTGAGCGCCCCATACACCGCCACCGCCCCCATTGCCAATCCCACCCAGAGCACTCCCGGCGAAATCGGTGCGCCGGTTGCTTCTGACAAAAAGGGTAAAGGCACCGTGAGGGCCAGATATAAGCTCAAGAGGGTGACTCGAATCAGGGGAGAAATCCGAAATTCCCGGACTTCTATAGCTTGAGTTTCAGTTTGAGGTTCAGTTTGAGGTTCAGCGCGATCGCCGATTGGTTCTATTGACACGACCCTTTATTACTCTTAAAAAAATTC includes:
- a CDS encoding BolA family protein, which gives rise to MVSPDQVKAMIETQLPDAQVTVEDLTGTRDHYQVIVVSSHFEGLPRVRQHQLVYGSLQEAMSTEAIHALTMKTYTPEAWSQVSGAVS
- the grxD gene encoding Grx4 family monothiol glutaredoxin; the protein is MTITPELKERLDNIVKRNKITVFMKGTKLMPQCGFSNNVVQILNTLGVPYETVNVLDDYEIRQGIKEYSNWPTIPQVYVNGEFVGGSDILIELYQSGELQQMVEVALAS
- a CDS encoding DUF6761 family protein, with the translated sequence MLQDTATIRHYQKLTDSLVDMWNRGYRLDDLRLYLEGYIAALRQTNTIEAFHIHRFEEEAIRFLHDPSNFELVPQPQAETGYY
- a CDS encoding response regulator transcription factor, which produces MGSVCILIVEGNPHLRSLLGWHLQQVGYGVYQSADIRHAREIFYNRHPTLVILDNELPDGDGLEFCRWLYQQQETLILILSARNTESDIVEGLKSGADDYLKKPFGMQEFLARVESLVRRHRRMTPPASLDYGDLQIDLVQRRVRYQEDAIELTPQEFSLLYVLAQAGGLPMSRPELLRRAWPDAIDNPRTIDTHVLSLRKKIETDPRQPSLIQTVRNVGYRLNTEILNATPSQQPEQPMGKKTPMRQLTPVGAVPLSRG
- a CDS encoding ABC transporter ATP-binding protein, translated to MAIEQNAQLRLDRVSLNAAIAGARMEKPILNEICFDVYPGDRLAIVGPSGGGKTSLLRLMARLIDPSRGALYLDGQDYRKIPVLELRQQVTLVLQDSKLLGMTVQEAIAYPLNLRGMKSPQIQERVSTWMDRLHLPTEWLERTEMQLSVGQRQLVALCRALVIEPKILLLDEPTSALDVGRAEHLLQVLAEVALHTETTLIMVNHQLDLAQQFCNRLLYLHKGTLLEDLPEEQIDSAKLRSAIVQAEAEAASEWE